Proteins from a single region of Halostella litorea:
- a CDS encoding homing endonuclease associated repeat-containing protein, with product MSPSRIPAEKLIEELQSIADQLGRPPSLREIDELSSYSRSTYQDRFGSWNDAVEEAGLEPMHSSTANIEDRELLEELDRLTEKLDRTPRQQDMKQQGRYSVTTYQNRFGSWNDALRKAGHQPTKQWKVNCDELLAELRRLGSRLGSSPTAAEMDEEGTFSSWVYLSEFGSWNEALEAAGYGSNQPDALSRAELQTELERLIDELDRTPRKRDMIEHGEYSPEPYRRRFGSWNAALQSVGASLNQPDPFTEEEACKELRTLYKRLGRPPTTTDVRKYGSCSPVPIRRIFSSWEAALRASDQQILEEYLLRKTLRPTQRFGENWHIKREEVIRRDNEQCVWCGMARERHQDEYGMDLHVHHRIPRSEFVGASDQGLEDADVRQNLLTVCAGCHRQLEQLPIQPLPPPE from the coding sequence ATGAGTCCGAGTCGTATTCCCGCTGAGAAACTCATAGAGGAACTCCAATCCATTGCGGATCAACTCGGTCGGCCGCCCTCACTCCGTGAAATAGACGAATTGAGCTCCTATTCGAGATCAACATATCAAGACCGGTTCGGGAGCTGGAACGACGCAGTAGAGGAAGCAGGGCTGGAACCGATGCACAGTAGCACAGCGAATATCGAAGACCGAGAGCTACTGGAGGAACTTGATCGACTAACTGAAAAACTAGATAGGACACCGCGCCAGCAGGATATGAAGCAGCAAGGGAGGTACAGCGTAACGACGTATCAGAATCGATTCGGCAGCTGGAACGATGCTCTGCGAAAAGCGGGTCATCAGCCTACAAAACAGTGGAAAGTGAACTGTGACGAACTCCTTGCCGAGTTACGGCGTCTCGGAAGCCGACTTGGTTCGTCGCCGACCGCTGCCGAAATGGATGAGGAAGGGACGTTCAGTAGCTGGGTGTACCTATCGGAGTTCGGTAGCTGGAACGAGGCGCTGGAGGCCGCGGGATATGGCTCAAACCAGCCGGATGCGCTGTCCCGAGCCGAACTTCAGACGGAACTCGAACGCCTGATTGATGAGTTGGATCGAACCCCTCGCAAGCGGGATATGATCGAGCATGGGGAATACAGCCCCGAACCCTACAGGCGGAGATTTGGGTCGTGGAATGCTGCGCTTCAATCGGTTGGAGCCTCGCTAAACCAACCGGATCCCTTCACCGAGGAGGAAGCCTGTAAGGAGCTACGGACCCTCTACAAGCGGTTGGGTCGCCCACCGACGACAACAGACGTTCGAAAATATGGGTCCTGTTCGCCTGTTCCAATCCGGCGAATCTTCTCATCGTGGGAAGCGGCACTCCGGGCAAGTGATCAACAAATACTGGAGGAGTACCTGCTGCGAAAGACCCTCCGACCCACGCAGCGGTTCGGCGAGAATTGGCACATCAAGCGCGAAGAGGTCATCCGCCGGGACAATGAACAGTGCGTTTGGTGTGGAATGGCTCGCGAACGGCATCAGGACGAATACGGGATGGATCTTCACGTCCATCATCGAATCCCGCGGTCAGAGTTTGTCGGAGCTTCCGATCAAGGACTCGAGGATGCCGACGTGCGGCAGAACTTACTGACAGTCTGTGCGGGCTGTCACAGACAACTCGAACAGCTCCCGATTCAACCTCTTCCACCGCCCGAATGA
- a CDS encoding DUF6166 domain-containing protein: MASSESVPVASPVQSHRDAVEYVGFRVDGQAVVLNLSEHRRLSLERSLDLVNHSPSGFEWGYSGSGPAQLACALLLDYYDDEQFAREHYIAFRNQVVSQLECDGAAACWHLPGEEIDTAMATLTDDVVALADGGRPSPTLPENWRAVSRPDRRVFQRADCDHYIVLGDGSDEWLVVLCSQGDRAYPAPLAHRTVAEEADVEQVIRELAEESNDLIEPPERKH, encoded by the coding sequence ATGGCCAGTTCGGAATCGGTTCCAGTCGCATCGCCTGTACAGTCTCACCGAGACGCAGTCGAGTACGTCGGCTTCCGCGTCGACGGCCAAGCCGTCGTGCTGAATCTCTCGGAGCATCGGCGACTCTCCCTCGAGCGCAGTCTGGACCTCGTCAACCACAGTCCAAGCGGGTTCGAATGGGGGTACAGTGGTAGCGGGCCCGCCCAGCTCGCGTGCGCGCTCCTCCTCGACTACTACGACGATGAGCAGTTCGCCCGTGAGCACTACATCGCGTTCCGGAATCAGGTGGTTTCGCAGCTGGAGTGCGACGGTGCCGCGGCGTGCTGGCACCTCCCCGGCGAGGAGATCGACACCGCGATGGCGACCCTTACCGACGACGTCGTCGCCCTCGCCGACGGCGGACGGCCGTCACCGACGCTCCCCGAGAACTGGCGAGCCGTCTCTCGCCCGGACCGGCGGGTCTTCCAGCGCGCTGATTGCGACCACTACATCGTACTCGGGGATGGGAGCGACGAGTGGCTGGTCGTGCTCTGCAGCCAGGGCGACCGTGCATATCCTGCCCCGCTCGCACATCGGACGGTTGCCGAAGAGGCTGACGTGGAACAGGTAATCCGGGAACTCGCCGAAGAGAGCAACGACCTCATCGAACCCCCGGAGAGGAAGCACTGA
- a CDS encoding DUF7567 family protein — protein MSLEVLDRHSEALFEFLWCPVCGQEVFTHIPFEGVFCKNCNTQVELQESRETRGYEEAVLACFDSTTTWNLHVDEKLRRDLPDGSARVKIFGAPGAYKVDWWSPEPGEDWDPVKRGEFDDVEEPNEVAHLA, from the coding sequence ATGAGTCTCGAAGTACTTGACCGACACAGCGAGGCACTGTTCGAGTTCCTCTGGTGTCCCGTCTGCGGGCAGGAGGTCTTCACCCACATCCCGTTCGAGGGGGTGTTCTGCAAGAACTGCAACACCCAGGTCGAACTCCAGGAATCCCGAGAGACGCGCGGCTACGAGGAGGCCGTGCTCGCCTGCTTCGATTCAACCACGACCTGGAACCTCCACGTCGACGAGAAACTGCGGCGCGACCTGCCTGATGGGTCGGCCCGCGTGAAAATCTTCGGCGCACCGGGCGCCTACAAGGTCGACTGGTGGAGTCCAGAGCCGGGTGAGGACTGGGACCCTGTCAAGCGCGGCGAGTTCGATGACGTCGAGGAACCAAACGAGGTGGCGCATCTCGCATAG
- a CDS encoding restriction endonuclease, whose translation MAVLDDLSGFEFEDVMEDVFRTLGYENVRQADRTADEGRDVIMEEVVDGTRRAIIVECKHTGTVGRPVVQKLHSAIATFDFDGPKRGMVVTTGRFTNPAQEYADRLQQNDDPHPIELLDGEDLREIANEIGLDLYNGRIEILCDETLRPYDPAADVDAPVTEAFRDIENIEAADLPDPHSSVTFRPVVAVTADTNAVFETSVGVIHRINDRTRFVAHAERGQPQVVDEDVATLVTENLHATVDLDTEQFAEVFDDVEERRFGQTQTEYKEWAVERLQQHHTTTVTYTGDNNVTYNKTCEPNRSDISVQSIEPVYLPEVRHTTDIQEYTYPYEYYAAGPSRVTAEDGIHQCVHCDTSGVTETYTYCPNCGAIACSSHTKTERLEGEPICTGCAVTERFALKTKYFYDEQNLEAFREEYAAMPLHEKAMENKWLAGGSVVATLLLVVGLLVIGGII comes from the coding sequence ATGGCTGTACTGGACGATCTCTCGGGGTTCGAGTTTGAGGACGTAATGGAGGACGTGTTCCGGACCCTCGGCTACGAGAACGTCCGCCAGGCCGACCGCACGGCTGACGAGGGTCGCGACGTCATCATGGAGGAGGTCGTCGACGGCACGCGGCGTGCGATCATCGTCGAGTGCAAGCACACGGGGACGGTCGGGCGGCCGGTCGTCCAGAAGCTCCACTCGGCGATCGCGACGTTCGACTTCGACGGCCCCAAACGCGGAATGGTCGTCACGACCGGCCGGTTCACGAACCCTGCTCAGGAGTACGCTGACCGCCTCCAGCAGAACGACGACCCGCACCCAATCGAGCTGCTCGACGGCGAGGACCTCCGGGAGATTGCCAACGAGATCGGCCTCGACCTCTACAACGGTCGCATCGAGATTCTCTGCGACGAGACGCTCCGCCCGTACGACCCGGCCGCCGACGTCGATGCGCCAGTCACGGAGGCGTTCCGCGACATCGAGAACATCGAGGCCGCCGACCTCCCAGACCCACACTCATCGGTGACGTTCCGCCCGGTGGTCGCTGTCACCGCGGACACGAACGCTGTCTTCGAGACGTCGGTGGGCGTCATCCACCGGATCAACGACCGCACGCGGTTCGTCGCCCACGCCGAGCGGGGGCAGCCGCAGGTCGTCGACGAGGACGTCGCGACGCTGGTCACCGAGAACCTTCACGCGACGGTCGACCTCGATACCGAGCAGTTCGCGGAGGTGTTCGATGACGTCGAGGAGCGCCGGTTCGGGCAGACCCAAACCGAGTACAAGGAGTGGGCCGTCGAGCGGCTCCAGCAGCACCACACGACGACGGTGACCTACACCGGCGACAACAACGTCACGTACAACAAGACCTGCGAGCCGAACCGCTCGGACATCTCTGTCCAGTCGATCGAACCAGTGTACCTCCCCGAGGTTCGGCACACTACCGACATCCAGGAGTACACCTACCCCTACGAGTACTACGCGGCAGGCCCGTCGAGAGTGACCGCCGAGGACGGCATCCATCAGTGCGTCCACTGTGACACGAGTGGCGTAACCGAGACGTACACCTACTGTCCGAACTGCGGGGCCATCGCCTGCTCCAGCCACACCAAAACGGAGCGGCTGGAAGGCGAGCCGATCTGTACGGGGTGTGCGGTGACGGAACGGTTCGCGCTGAAGACGAAGTACTTCTACGACGAACAGAATCTCGAGGCGTTCCGCGAGGAGTACGCCGCGATGCCGCTTCACGAGAAGGCGATGGAGAACAAGTGGCTGGCTGGGGGGAGCGTGGTCGCGACGCTGCTGCTCGTCGTCGGACTACTCGTCATCGGCGGCATCATCTGA
- a CDS encoding RNA-guided endonuclease InsQ/TnpB family protein: protein MLEIHRTHRARIRNHSQVAEPLDRHGWSASKLWNVANYYSRQQWEDTGEIPGHEELKSELKDHDKYRGLHSQSSQRVLEELAEAFNSWYSSDDDRDNPPGYRKRNYYDDQGRCVHEEHPRSTVTWKQKGIRHDPKHNRVRLSKGANHKDHPRDRDYILVEYETRPGISVENLQQVRAVYDNAKERWELHLVCKDDIETPDAPGEETAGIDLGISNFAAVAYSMEEADLYPGNQLKQDGYYFPKEIAKCDDSGGERATRLHRKWSERRRHFFHALAKHIVQRCVEKGVGRVNVGDLSSVREDENGQAKNWGQHGNLDLHGWAFDRFTSILEYKAKAEGIEVVEVDEGGTSKTCSVCGKEDDGQRVERGLYVCEECDAAFNADVNGAENIRLDINDSASNSESTSGDRSTGWLAQPGVYLYDLSCGFEPQAEVVDSKP from the coding sequence ATGTTGGAAATCCACCGCACCCACCGAGCGCGAATCCGCAACCACTCACAGGTGGCAGAGCCACTCGACCGGCACGGGTGGAGTGCCAGCAAACTCTGGAACGTCGCCAACTACTACTCCCGCCAACAATGGGAAGACACCGGGGAGATCCCTGGTCACGAGGAACTCAAAAGCGAGCTGAAGGATCACGACAAGTACCGGGGGCTGCACAGTCAGTCCAGTCAGCGGGTTCTGGAGGAACTCGCTGAAGCCTTCAACTCGTGGTACTCCTCAGACGATGACCGGGACAACCCGCCCGGATACCGCAAACGCAACTACTACGACGACCAAGGCCGCTGCGTCCACGAAGAACACCCGCGCAGCACGGTTACGTGGAAGCAGAAGGGCATCCGACACGACCCGAAACACAATCGCGTCCGCCTCAGCAAAGGCGCGAATCACAAAGACCACCCACGGGACCGCGATTACATCCTCGTCGAATACGAGACGCGACCCGGCATCTCGGTCGAGAACCTGCAACAGGTTCGTGCCGTCTACGACAACGCGAAGGAACGCTGGGAACTCCACCTCGTCTGCAAAGACGATATTGAGACGCCAGACGCACCCGGAGAGGAGACCGCTGGCATCGACCTCGGTATCTCGAATTTCGCCGCTGTCGCCTACAGTATGGAAGAGGCCGACCTATACCCGGGTAATCAGTTGAAACAGGATGGCTACTACTTCCCGAAGGAGATTGCCAAGTGTGACGACAGTGGTGGCGAGCGGGCGACACGGCTGCACCGGAAGTGGTCTGAGCGCCGCCGGCATTTCTTCCACGCCCTCGCCAAGCACATCGTCCAGCGGTGTGTGGAGAAGGGCGTTGGCCGAGTCAACGTCGGAGATTTGAGTAGCGTGCGTGAGGATGAGAACGGTCAGGCAAAGAACTGGGGACAGCACGGCAACCTTGACCTGCACGGGTGGGCGTTCGACCGCTTCACCTCGATTCTCGAATATAAGGCGAAGGCCGAGGGGATCGAGGTCGTGGAAGTGGACGAGGGTGGGACATCGAAGACGTGTTCTGTGTGCGGGAAAGAAGACGATGGGCAGCGTGTTGAGCGCGGCTTGTACGTCTGTGAGGAGTGTGACGCAGCGTTCAACGCAGACGTAAATGGGGCGGAGAACATCCGTCTCGACATCAACGACAGCGCAAGTAACTCCGAGTCCACCTCTGGGGATAGGAGTACCGGCTGGTTGGCCCAGCCCGGAGTCTACCTGTACGACCTCTCCTGCGGATTCGAACCGCAGGCCGAGGTGGTGGACTCTAAACCTTAA